The proteins below come from a single Perca flavescens isolate YP-PL-M2 chromosome 8, PFLA_1.0, whole genome shotgun sequence genomic window:
- the LOC114560492 gene encoding uncharacterized protein LOC114560492 isoform X2: MIGSEVVLEALSEICHAGVTSAQRRRSQAGLTGDVPDGAARLLRPLQTLQLSVTELTIHDLIPLTLCGDTSCHSRSAAVSSAYQDGQDVCDLSLPKDIRKDNKTGGIFIDPNYQWSKEHLDPKFDYDFTKLRDTKEYYRGEEKYKRPCGWQRFALKVLDEFGDNTWLGNNNRRTQSVPGEWPVSYHGTQEKFVKAIIEENYKKGVREAHGPGIYSTPNIDEAEKYAHEFTSKTTGKKYKTVLQNRINPKYREICRRKDYWLVRIDHGTSKEKEKEIVRKAIRPYGLLLKEM, from the exons ATGATCGGCTCAGAAGTTGTACTTGAAGCTTTGAGCGAGATCTGCCATGCCGGAGTAACTTCAGCTCAGAGACGAAGATCACAAGCCGGACTGACAGGCGACGTTCCTGACGGAGCAGCGCGCCTTCTCCGTCCACTGCAGACGCTGCAGCTGTCCGTGACGGAGCTGACCATCCATGACCTCATCCCTTTAACCCTGTGTGGTGATACAAGCTG TCACAGCCGCTCGGCTGCAGTCTCCTCAGCATACCAAGATGGGCAGGATGTTTGCGACTTGAGCTTGCCAAAAGACATCCGTAAAGATAATAAAACGGGAGGTATTTTCATCGATCCCAATTACCAATGGTCCAAGGAACACTTGGACCCGAAATTTGATTATGACTTCACTAAGTTGAGAGACACGAAGGAATATTACAGAGGTGAGGAGAAGTACAAACGCCCGTGTGGTTGGCAGCGTTTTGCCCTCAAG GTCCTGGATGAGTTTGGTGACAACACCTGGCTGGGAAACAACAACCGCCGCACCCAGTCAGTGCCGGGGGAGTGGCCTGTGTCCTACCATGGGACACAAGAGAAATTTGTGAAAGCCATCATCGAAGAAAACTACAAG aaaGGCGTTCGTGAGGCTCATGGCCCAGGGATTTATTCTACTCCAAACATCGACGAAGCAGAGAAGTACGCTCATGAATTCACCTCCAAGACAACGGGCAAGAAGTACAAAACGGTTCTGCAGAATCGCATCAACCCCAAGTACCGGGAGATTTGTCGCCGCAAAGACTACTGGCTGGTTCGCATTGACCACGGAACatcaaaggaaaaggaaaaggagaTAGTCAGAAAGGCCATCCGTCCTTACGGCCTTCTGTTGAAAGAGATGTGA
- the LOC114560492 gene encoding uncharacterized protein LOC114560492 isoform X1, whose protein sequence is MIGSEVVLEALSEICHAGVTSAQRRRSQAGLTGDVPDGAARLLRPLQTLQLSVTELTIHDLIPLTLCGDTSCHSRSAAVSSAYQDGQDVCDLSLPKDIRKDNKTGGIFIDPNYQWSKEHLDPKFDYDFTKLRDTKEYYRGEEKYKRPCGWQRFALKFVSKVLDEFGDNTWLGNNNRRTQSVPGEWPVSYHGTQEKFVKAIIEENYKKGVREAHGPGIYSTPNIDEAEKYAHEFTSKTTGKKYKTVLQNRINPKYREICRRKDYWLVRIDHGTSKEKEKEIVRKAIRPYGLLLKEM, encoded by the exons ATGATCGGCTCAGAAGTTGTACTTGAAGCTTTGAGCGAGATCTGCCATGCCGGAGTAACTTCAGCTCAGAGACGAAGATCACAAGCCGGACTGACAGGCGACGTTCCTGACGGAGCAGCGCGCCTTCTCCGTCCACTGCAGACGCTGCAGCTGTCCGTGACGGAGCTGACCATCCATGACCTCATCCCTTTAACCCTGTGTGGTGATACAAGCTG TCACAGCCGCTCGGCTGCAGTCTCCTCAGCATACCAAGATGGGCAGGATGTTTGCGACTTGAGCTTGCCAAAAGACATCCGTAAAGATAATAAAACGGGAGGTATTTTCATCGATCCCAATTACCAATGGTCCAAGGAACACTTGGACCCGAAATTTGATTATGACTTCACTAAGTTGAGAGACACGAAGGAATATTACAGAGGTGAGGAGAAGTACAAACGCCCGTGTGGTTGGCAGCGTTTTGCCCTCAAG tttgtGTCTAAGGTCCTGGATGAGTTTGGTGACAACACCTGGCTGGGAAACAACAACCGCCGCACCCAGTCAGTGCCGGGGGAGTGGCCTGTGTCCTACCATGGGACACAAGAGAAATTTGTGAAAGCCATCATCGAAGAAAACTACAAG aaaGGCGTTCGTGAGGCTCATGGCCCAGGGATTTATTCTACTCCAAACATCGACGAAGCAGAGAAGTACGCTCATGAATTCACCTCCAAGACAACGGGCAAGAAGTACAAAACGGTTCTGCAGAATCGCATCAACCCCAAGTACCGGGAGATTTGTCGCCGCAAAGACTACTGGCTGGTTCGCATTGACCACGGAACatcaaaggaaaaggaaaaggagaTAGTCAGAAAGGCCATCCGTCCTTACGGCCTTCTGTTGAAAGAGATGTGA